ACCGGCGCCGTGGTCGCGGCCGTGGGGCTCGTGGCCTTCGGGTGGGGCGCGCTCCAGGGCGCCCGCACGCCGGCGGGGTGGACGAACCCGATCGGTGGGACGAACACCGCCCCCGTCCACGGGCTCCCGCTCGACGAGTGGGCACCCACACTGATGAGCGCCTTCGGGCTTGTGCAGAACTACTACCTGCAGCCCGCCGTGACCTCGACCCTCGTGGTCGCGGTCGTCGGTCTGCTGGCTGTGCTGTTCACTGCGGCCCCGCTCCTCGGCCTGGTCGGCTTCGCCAAGGGCACCCCGGAGCGGATGGCCGGCTGGGCGACGTTGGCGGGCACGCTGGCCGTCCCGCTCCTCGTCCAGGTCCAGGAGTTCCTCCGCGGCGGGGAGTACTTCGGGATCGTCTCCTCCCGCTACGCCGTCACGCTCATCCCGCTGACCGTCATCACGCTGGCGCTCGTGGCACACCGCCAGCAGTGGCGGGTCGCGTCCGTCGTCGTGCCCGTGGTCAGCGTGGGCGCCGTCGTGCTGAGCTTCGCCACGGTCTTCTAGCGGGCGCTGCCGGCCGGCTGGCCGGCATCGCCGTCCCGCCGGGCGGCATCGCCGTCCCGCTGGGCGGCCCTGCGGTCGCGGCGGGCGAGCCAGACCCAGGCCGCGGCGAGCGCGAGCGCCGTCGCACCGGCCACCCACGGACCCACGCCCCAGCCCACCGGCCGGTACGCGAGGTCGATCACGTGCTCGCCGGCAGGCACCGGCACGCCCTTCATGGCGTGGTCGGCACGAACGATCGGGACCTCCCGGCCGTCGACGGTGGCGACCCAGTCGTCCTGGAAGCCGTCCGCCACCACGAGCATCCCGGCGCCGTCGGACGTGACGCGCACGCGCTGGAGGTCGTCGTCGTCCTGTTCCACGAGGACGACGGCGGGCGCCCCGTCGAAGGCGTGGGCGGCGGCGTCCGACCCGGTCAGCAGCACCGTCGTGGGCGCGACGTCGGCCATGAGCTCGGCACACTCCACGGCCGTCTCGCACGTCTCAGCGCCCGACGCCCACCGGAAGCGCGGCAGTACGCTCTCGCGCTCGTAGACCTGGGCGTCCGCGGTCTGCACGAGGGTCAGACCGTCGTCGGGGGCCACGATGACGCCCGCCCAGGCCGCGCCCTGCTGGTCCGGGAACCCGCCCGCGGCGCGCACCTCGAGGTCGGCGCCACCCTCGGCGCGCACGGTGACCGTGTAGGGCTCGGTCGTCGTGGCGAGGTGTTCCCCGGCGACGGCGACCGTGACGGTGCCGGTCTCGTGGTCCCGGAGCCGGCGCGAGCTCTCGGCGAGGACCCGGCCGTCGGCGGCAACCGCCTGGGCGACGAGGCGGCCGGTGTCCCCCGACTCCGGGACGTCACCGGTGGATCCGACGAGCTCGACGACGGCGCCGCGCACGGGCGTCCCGGCGGGCACGACGCGGGCGGCGACGGCTTCCTGCAGCACCACGCTGCGGGCGTCGTCCTGCTCTCCGTCGCCCCAGAAGGACCCGAGCGGCACCATGGTGGTGTCGGCGACGCCGTAGCGGACGGCGAACCGGTCCATGACCGGGCCTTCGAGGGCGCCCAAGGTGCTGAGCGAGTGGGAGGTCGCCGAGGCGAACATGCCGGGATCGGCCTCGAGGAGCAGGGCACGCCACTCCTCCGGGGTGAAGGTGTGCCCAGAGAGGGAACGCAGCCCGTGGACCTGGCCGGCCCCGCCCCAGTACGCGCTGTGCACGCCGACGAGGCGTTCCCGGCCCAGGTTGGCCCGCAGGAAGGCGTCTGTGCTGGTCTCGCGGTACGCCAGCTCCGGGTCCACACGGGGCCACATCGCGTGGGCGAAGGTGAGCCCGTCCACCGCCAGCAGGACCGGGATCGCGGCGACGGCGACGGCGCGCCACCGGACCCGCGGAGCCATCGCCCACGCCCAGGCCAGCGCGACGCCCGCGCCGCAGAGGAAGCCGAGCAGCACGGTGCCGCGCACCTGCTGCCACTCCTGCGGACCCGGTGCGACGGAGTATGTCGCCCAGGCGGCGGCGCCGAGCAGGACCGGCCCCGCCGCCACGGCGAGCCAGCGCCACCAGCGGCCCTGCCCGGCTGAGCGGGCGACGGCGTCGAAGCCGACGGCGGCGAGCATGGCGAGCATGAGGCCGCCGACGGCGCGCATGCGGTGCAGGCCGGAGCCGCCCATCAGGGGCAGCAGCTGGAGGAGGTAGTTGAGCGGTCCGCCCAGGAAGGTCGCGGCGAGGGCCACCAGGCCACCGACGAGGAGGAAGGTGCGCACACCCCGGCTGAGCCATGCCCCGACGGGCAGCACCACGGCGGCCAGGCACAGCACGACGGCGCCGGCGCCGACGAACGAGATGCCCTCGACGGGGATGTAGCTGCCCCAGCGTGCGTCCCCGCTGTGGCACGTGCCCAGGGCCTGGGGATAGGCGATGGTGAGGATCTCGCCCAGCCCGATCGTCGCGGTCCAGGCGTTCGCCCGGCGCTCGAGGTCCACGGTGCCCATGAGCTGCTGCGCCCAGGGCACCACCTGGAAGCCGACGAGCAGCAGCGCCACCGCTCCCCCGCCCGCGGCGAGCAGCGGGGCACGGCCCCAGCGTTCCCAAGGACCGCCCCGGGCGGCGCGGCCCGTCGTCCGGTTGAGCACCACCAGCCGGACGACGGCGTAGGCGGCGGCGAGGTAGACGGCGTGCACCGCGATGGCCGGGAATCCACCCAGCACGATCGCGGCGACCACGAGCGGCAGCGGCAGGGCGGAGCGCACGGTCCGGTCCTGGACGAGGCGCTCCATCGCCCAGAACAGCAGCGGGAAGAACGCGGCGGTGCGGGTCTGTGGCCAGTTGGTCCACATGACCATGAACGAGCCGGTGGCGTAGAGGAAGCCGCCCACCACGCCCGCCGGCACGGAGAGCCCGACCCGACGCGCCCACAAGACCGTGCCGGCCAGGATCGCGGCGACCTCGAAGAGCTTCATCCACCCCTGGAACGCGGCATCCGGCATGGCGAGCGTCGCCTGGAAGATCGGGGAGACCACCCCCTGGAAGGGAGCGGCGGCGAGGATCGTGCCGGCCGAGGCGTAGTTGTCCCACAGCGGTGCCGGATCCCCCGCGGCGAGCCGGTCGCGGTACACGAGCTGGTGCGGGAGGGAGGCGTCGATGGTGTCCGAGACGCAGGTGTTGACCACCTGCTCGACCGTGCTCGTCTCTGCCCAGGGCGCGCGCCGCTCGATGAGGTCGCCGGCGGCGAACAGCCGCAGGCCCAGGAGGGAGGGGCCGAGCAGCACGACGACGAGCAGCACCGGGGCCAGCCAGGCCGTCCAGCGCGCGGGGGCCCGCTGGACGTCCCGCGCCCGGTGGTCTGGCTCCTCCCCCGACCTCACTCAGCGTCCCAGCCGGCGGCGCGCCACGCCCACGGCCCGGACGGCGACGGCGCGGGCGCCCTCCGCGCGGTAGACCCGCCGTGCGGCGGCGGCCTTGCCGAGCAGCGGCGCCGCCCGGCGGGCCAGCGGGTGCCGGCGCACGCCGGCGCGCAGCCCGTCCGCGGTGGGGACGGCATAGGGCTCGACGAACGCGTCAGCGGCGGAGAGCGGCTCGTCGTCGACCACCGGCTCCCAATCGGTGGGGCGGCGCGCCCCGTGCAGCCGCACGTGCTCGGCGGCGGCGAGGAGGTTGTCGAGGTACACCGGTCCCTGGACGTGCGGGGACCAGCGCAGCAACGCCTCGCGCCGCGCCTGGGTGCCGATGCGGCGGCGCAGGGCGACGTCGTCCAGGAGCGCCGTGATCGCCTCCTGCCACTGGCTCGGGGACGTGGCCAGGAACCCGGTGCGGCCGTGGTCCACGGACTCGCGGAACGGCTGGGTGGAGGACGCCACCACCGGGGTCTCCACCAGGGCGGCCTCGAGCCACTTGATGGCGGACTTCGCCTCGTTGAACTGGCTGGCCTCGGTCAGCGGCGCGAGGCAGACGTCCACGTCGCGCAGCAGGCCGGGCAGCTCGTGCCAGGGTGTGAACGGCAGCCGGTGCACCCTGCCCGCCACCTGCTCCAGGGCGGCGGTCGGCTTGAGGTGGCCACCGAGCCAGAGCTCGACGTCGGGATGGGCCCGCATGACCTCGAGGACGGCGGGCTCGACGTACGCCCAGTCGGCGTCGTGGGTGGTGGTGCCGGAGAAGTAGCCGATCCGCAACGGTCCGGGGGTGCGCTCGCGCTGCACGGCGGCGTCACTGGCCTGCGCGAGCAGGGTGCCCACGCCGTTGGCGAAGCGGCGGGCGGGCAGCCCGGTCACCGCCGTCGCGTGCCGGCACAGCTCCTCGGTGCTGCCGATGAACACGTCCGCCAGCTCCATGGTGGTGCGGTACCGGGCGACTCCGCGCCACCACAG
This window of the Georgenia yuyongxinii genome carries:
- a CDS encoding YfhO family protein, with the translated sequence MRSGEEPDHRARDVQRAPARWTAWLAPVLLVVVLLGPSLLGLRLFAAGDLIERRAPWAETSTVEQVVNTCVSDTIDASLPHQLVYRDRLAAGDPAPLWDNYASAGTILAAAPFQGVVSPIFQATLAMPDAAFQGWMKLFEVAAILAGTVLWARRVGLSVPAGVVGGFLYATGSFMVMWTNWPQTRTAAFFPLLFWAMERLVQDRTVRSALPLPLVVAAIVLGGFPAIAVHAVYLAAAYAVVRLVVLNRTTGRAARGGPWERWGRAPLLAAGGGAVALLLVGFQVVPWAQQLMGTVDLERRANAWTATIGLGEILTIAYPQALGTCHSGDARWGSYIPVEGISFVGAGAVVLCLAAVVLPVGAWLSRGVRTFLLVGGLVALAATFLGGPLNYLLQLLPLMGGSGLHRMRAVGGLMLAMLAAVGFDAVARSAGQGRWWRWLAVAAGPVLLGAAAWATYSVAPGPQEWQQVRGTVLLGFLCGAGVALAWAWAMAPRVRWRAVAVAAIPVLLAVDGLTFAHAMWPRVDPELAYRETSTDAFLRANLGRERLVGVHSAYWGGAGQVHGLRSLSGHTFTPEEWRALLLEADPGMFASATSHSLSTLGALEGPVMDRFAVRYGVADTTMVPLGSFWGDGEQDDARSVVLQEAVAARVVPAGTPVRGAVVELVGSTGDVPESGDTGRLVAQAVAADGRVLAESSRRLRDHETGTVTVAVAGEHLATTTEPYTVTVRAEGGADLEVRAAGGFPDQQGAAWAGVIVAPDDGLTLVQTADAQVYERESVLPRFRWASGAETCETAVECAELMADVAPTTVLLTGSDAAAHAFDGAPAVVLVEQDDDDLQRVRVTSDGAGMLVVADGFQDDWVATVDGREVPIVRADHAMKGVPVPAGEHVIDLAYRPVGWGVGPWVAGATALALAAAWVWLARRDRRAAQRDGDAARRDGDAGQPAGSAR